One Setaria italica strain Yugu1 chromosome II, Setaria_italica_v2.0, whole genome shotgun sequence DNA segment encodes these proteins:
- the LOC101760063 gene encoding probable serine/threonine-protein kinase DDB_G0291350 isoform X2 yields MGCSISGLNALYDAATGGGDVWINERRFRVLRQIGEGGFAFVYLVREQQPASNAAPARRHDAHVSEDGTYAMKKVLIQSKEQLDLVREEIRVSSLFSHPNLLPLLDHAIIAVKGDWSHEAYLLFPVHLDGTLFDNSNIMLSRKEYYSTADVLQIFRQMCEGLKHMHSFDPPYAHNDVKPGNVLITRRKGQAPVATLMDFGSARPARKQIRSRSEALQLQEWAAEHCSAPYRAPELWDCPSHADIDERTDIWSLGCTLYAIMFNVSPFEYALGESGGSLQLAIVNGQLKWPAGPNPPYPDELRQFVIWMLQPQAAMRPHIGDVVLHVDKLITKYLS; encoded by the exons CGccgcgacgggcggcggcgacgtctgGATCAACGAGCGCCGCTTCCGCGTCCTCCGCCAGATCGGCGAGGGCGGCTTCGCCTTCGTCTACCTCGTCAGGGAGCAGCAGCCCGCCTCCAACGCCGCGCCCGCCAGGCGCCACGACGCCCACGTCTCAG AGGATGGAACGTATGCCATGAAGAAGGTGCTGATACAGAGCAAGGAGCAGCTGGATCTGGTGAGGGAGGAGATCCGTGTGTCGTCATTGTTCAGTCACCCCAACCTGTTGCCGCTTCTTGATCATGCCATAATAGCTGTCAAG GGAGATTGGAGTCATGAAGCGTACCTGCTCTTTCCAGTCCATTTGGATGGTACTTTATTTGACAACTCTAACATCATGCTGTCCAGAAAGGAATACTATTCAACAGCTGACGTTCTGCAAATATTCCGGCAG ATGTGTGAAGGACTAAAGCACATGCACAGCTTTGATCCTCCATATGCCCATAATGATGTGAAGCCTGGTAATGTTCTTATAACCCGACGTAAAGGACAAGCACCTGTTGCAACTTTAATGGATTTTGGAAGTGCAAGGCCTGCAAGAAAGCAAATCCGTTCTCGTTCTGAGGCGTTACAGTTGCAG GAATGGGCTGCTGAGCATTGCTCTGCACCTTATCGTGCCCCTGAATTATGGGACTGCCCAAGCCATGCTGATATTGATGAGAGGACAGACATCTGGTCTCTAGGATGCACCCTTTATGCAATCAT GTTTAATGTTTCACCATTTGAGTATGCTCTTGGTGAATCTGGAGGAAGTCTGCAACTTGCCATTGTCAATGGGCAGTTGAAGTGGCCAGCAGGACCCAACCCTCCTTATCCTGATGAACTTCGCCAGTTTGTTATCTGGATGCTTCAGCCTCAAGCTGCCATGCGCCCTCACATCGGCGATGTAGTTCTTCATGTTGACAAGCTCATCACAAAATACTTGTCCTAA
- the LOC101759660 gene encoding ASC1-like protein 1, whose product MAALVELFLGSTSAPVDWEAEAYPIYGDFAALPLLVAFFPAVRFLLDRLVFEVLARRLIFGKGYDKLAETDDSRKKINKFKESAWKFVYFLSGELLSLSVTYNEPWFKNTRYFWVGPGDQIWPDQKIKLKLKAVYMYAAGFYTYSIFALLFWETRRSDFGVSMSHHVATVVLIILSYIFRFARVGSVVLALHDASDIFLEIGKMAKYSSCEWLAVVAFLLFVASWILLRLIIFPFWILRSTSYEVLLTLDKEKHRFYGPIYYYVFNCLLFSLLVLHIYWWVLIWRMLVRQVQSKGRVGDDVRSDSEGEEEHED is encoded by the exons ATGGCGGCGCTCGTGGAGCTGTTCCTGGGCTCCACGTCGGCGCCGGTGGACTGGGAGGCAGAGGCGTACCCGATCTACGGGGACTTCGCCGCGCTTCCCTTGCTCGTCGCCTTCTTCCCCGCCGTCCGGTTCCTCCTCGACCGGCTCGTCTTCGAG GTATTAGCACGAAGGCTTATATTTGGAAAGGGATATGACAAGCTTGCTGAAACAGATGATAGTAGAAAGAAAATCAATAAATTTAAAGAATCAGCGTGGAAGtttgtttattttctttctGGAGAGCTGCTTTCATTATCTGTAACATACAACGAACCATGGTTTAAGAACACCAGATACTTTTGGGTAGGGCCTGGTGATCAGATCTGGCCTGATCAAAAGATAAA ACTGAAGCTCAAAGCTGTCTACATGTATGCTGCTGGATTTTACACATATTCAATCTTTGCTCTTCTGTTCTGGGAAACAAGACGTTCAGATTTTGGAGTTTCAATGTCCCACCATGTAGCAACCGTTGTTCTGATTATTCTATCTTATATTTTCAG ATTTGCTCGTGTCGGCTCTGTTGTTTTAGCCCTTCATGATGCAAGCGATATATTCCTAGAGATTGGGAAGATGGCCAAGTACAGTAGCTGCGAGTGGCTAGCTGTTGTGGCATTTCTTCTTTTTGTGGCGTCGTGGATACTTCTTCGCCTCATTATTTTCCCTTTCTGGATTCTAAGAAGCACAAG CTATGAAGTACTGCTGACCCTGGACAAGGAGAAGCATCGATTTTACGGCCCCATATACTACTATGTTTTCAACTGCCTTCTGTTCTCACTCCTAGTTCTTCACATATATTGGTGGGTACTGATATGGCGGATGCTAGTTAGACAAGTTCAGTCAAAAGGGCGTGTTGGCGATGATGTTCGATCCG ATTCTGAAGGTGAAGAGGAGCATGAAGATTAA
- the LOC101760063 gene encoding probable serine/threonine-protein kinase DDB_G0291350 isoform X1, which translates to MGCSISGLNALYDAATGGGDVWINERRFRVLRQIGEGGFAFVYLVREQQPASNAAPARRHDAHVSEDGTYAMKKVLIQSKEQLDLVREEIRVSSLFSHPNLLPLLDHAIIAVKSPQGDWSHEAYLLFPVHLDGTLFDNSNIMLSRKEYYSTADVLQIFRQMCEGLKHMHSFDPPYAHNDVKPGNVLITRRKGQAPVATLMDFGSARPARKQIRSRSEALQLQEWAAEHCSAPYRAPELWDCPSHADIDERTDIWSLGCTLYAIMFNVSPFEYALGESGGSLQLAIVNGQLKWPAGPNPPYPDELRQFVIWMLQPQAAMRPHIGDVVLHVDKLITKYLS; encoded by the exons CGccgcgacgggcggcggcgacgtctgGATCAACGAGCGCCGCTTCCGCGTCCTCCGCCAGATCGGCGAGGGCGGCTTCGCCTTCGTCTACCTCGTCAGGGAGCAGCAGCCCGCCTCCAACGCCGCGCCCGCCAGGCGCCACGACGCCCACGTCTCAG AGGATGGAACGTATGCCATGAAGAAGGTGCTGATACAGAGCAAGGAGCAGCTGGATCTGGTGAGGGAGGAGATCCGTGTGTCGTCATTGTTCAGTCACCCCAACCTGTTGCCGCTTCTTGATCATGCCATAATAGCTGTCAAG AGTCCACAGGGAGATTGGAGTCATGAAGCGTACCTGCTCTTTCCAGTCCATTTGGATGGTACTTTATTTGACAACTCTAACATCATGCTGTCCAGAAAGGAATACTATTCAACAGCTGACGTTCTGCAAATATTCCGGCAG ATGTGTGAAGGACTAAAGCACATGCACAGCTTTGATCCTCCATATGCCCATAATGATGTGAAGCCTGGTAATGTTCTTATAACCCGACGTAAAGGACAAGCACCTGTTGCAACTTTAATGGATTTTGGAAGTGCAAGGCCTGCAAGAAAGCAAATCCGTTCTCGTTCTGAGGCGTTACAGTTGCAG GAATGGGCTGCTGAGCATTGCTCTGCACCTTATCGTGCCCCTGAATTATGGGACTGCCCAAGCCATGCTGATATTGATGAGAGGACAGACATCTGGTCTCTAGGATGCACCCTTTATGCAATCAT GTTTAATGTTTCACCATTTGAGTATGCTCTTGGTGAATCTGGAGGAAGTCTGCAACTTGCCATTGTCAATGGGCAGTTGAAGTGGCCAGCAGGACCCAACCCTCCTTATCCTGATGAACTTCGCCAGTTTGTTATCTGGATGCTTCAGCCTCAAGCTGCCATGCGCCCTCACATCGGCGATGTAGTTCTTCATGTTGACAAGCTCATCACAAAATACTTGTCCTAA